A stretch of Oryza brachyantha chromosome 4, ObraRS2, whole genome shotgun sequence DNA encodes these proteins:
- the LOC107304070 gene encoding 4-coumarate--CoA ligase-like 9 isoform X1, with amino-acid sequence MGDAAIAVVGEGDGEEEHIFRSRFPPVAVPDGVTVPEFVLDGAEAYADKVALVEAAPGGRSYTYGQVVRDTARFARALRSVGIRKGHVVVVALPNLAVYPVVSLGIMSARAVFSGVNPRALAAEIKKQVEDSEAKLVVANEVAFDKVKDAGVPVIGIGDKERMPGAISWDELLAAADRTGAAVVPVDAAQQSDLCALPYSSGTTGVSKGVMLSHRNLVSNLCSSMFAVGPETAGQVVALGLMPFFHIYGITGICCATLRHKGTVVVMDRFDLRTFLRALVDHRVMFAPLVPPVMLAMVKSPVADEFDLSGLALKSVMTAAAPLAPDLLAAFQRKFPGVQVEEAYGLTEHSCITLTHAGDDTEKGGHTAKRSSVGFILPNLEVKFVDPDTGRSLPANTPGELCVRSQCVMQGYYKKKEETERTVDGKGWLHTGDVGYIDGDGDVFIVDRIKELIKYKGFQVAPAELEAILLSHPAVEDAAVFGVHGCRVPDEEAGEVPVACVVRRRGAGEGEAEMMAYVAARVASYKRVRTLHLVDAIPKSVSGKILRRQLRDEFVQRIKPAAA; translated from the exons ATGGGCGACGCGGCCATCGCcgtggtgggggagggggatggggaggaggagcacaTCTTCCGGAGCAGGTTCCCGCCGGTGGCCGTGCCGGACGGCGTCACCGTGCCGGAGTTCGTGCTGGACGGCGCCGAGGCCTACGCCGACAAGGTGGCGCTCGTGGAGGCCGCGCCGGGCGGGCGGTCGTACACGTACGGGCAAGTGGTGCGCGACACGGCGCGGTTCGCCAGGGCGCTCCGGTCGGTGGGCATCCGGAAGGGGCACGTCGTCGTGGTCGCGCTCCCCAACCTAGCCGTGTACCCCGTCGTGTCGCTCGGGATCATGTCCGCCAGGGCCGTGTTCTCCGGCGTGAacccgcgcgcgctcgccgcggaGATCAAGAAGCAGGTGGAGGACTCCGAGGCGAAGCTGGTCGTGGCGAACGAGGTGGCGTTCGACAAGGTGAAGGACGCGGGCGTTCCGGTGATCGGCATCGGCGACAAGGAGCGGATGCCGGGGGCGATCAGCTGGGAcgagctcctcgccgccgcggaccgcaccggcgcggcggtggtgccGGTGGACGCGGCGCAGCAGTCCGACCTGTGCGCGCTCCCCTACTCGTCGGGCACCACCGGCGTGTCCAAGGGCGTGATGCTGAGCCACCGCAACCTGGTGTCCAACCTCTGCTCGTCGATGTTCGCCGTCGGGCCGGAGACGGCCGGGCAGGTGGTGGCCCTCGGCCTCATGCCCTTCTTCCACATCTACGGCATCACCGGCATCTGCTGCGCGACGCTCCGGCACAAGGGCACCGTGGTGGTGATGGACCGCTTCGACCTCCGCACCTTCCTACGCGCGCTCGTCGACCACCGCGTGATGTTCGCGCCGCTGGTGCCGCCGGTGATGCTGGCGATGGTCAAGAGCCCCGTCGCCGACGAGTTCGACCTGTCCGGGCTCGCCCTCAAGTCCGTCatgaccgccgccgcgccgctagCCCCCGACCTCCTCGCAGCGTTCCAGCGCAAGTTCCCCGGCGtgcaggtggaggaggcgTACGGCCTCACCGAGCACAGCTGCATCACCCTCAcgcacgccggcgacgacacggAGAAGGGCGGCCACACCGCGAAGAGGAGCTCCGTCGGGTTCATCCTCCCCAACCTGGAGGTCAAGTTCGTGGACCCGGACACCGGCCGGTCGCTGCCGGCGAACACGCCGGGGGAGCTCTGCGTGCGCAGCCAGTGCGTGATGCAGGGGTACTacaagaagaaggaggagacGGAGCGCACGGTGGACGGCAAGGGGTGGCTGCACACCGGCGACGTCGGGTacatcgacggcgacggcgacgtgttCATCGTGGACAGGATCAAGGAGCTGATCAAGTACAAGGGGTTCCAGGTCGCGCCCGCCGAGCTCGAGGCCATCCTCCTCTCCCACCCCGCCGTCGAGGACGCCGCCGTCTTCGG CGTGCATGGATGCAGGGTGCCGGacgaggaggccggcgaggtGCCGGTGGCGTGcgtggtgcggcggcggggcgccggggagggcgaggcggagatGATGGCGTAcgtggcggcgagggtggcgtcGTACAAGCGGGTCCGGACGCTGCACCTCGTGGACGCCATCCCCAAGTCGGTGTCCGGCAAGATCCTGAGGAGGCAGCTCAGGGACGAGTTCGTCCAGAGGATTAAACCGGCAGCAGCTTAA
- the LOC107304070 gene encoding 4-coumarate--CoA ligase-like 9 isoform X2 has protein sequence MGDAAIAVVGEGDGEEEHIFRSRFPPVAVPDGVTVPEFVLDGAEAYADKVALVEAAPGGRSYTYGQVVRDTARFARALRSVGIRKGHVVVVALPNLAVYPVVSLGIMSARAVFSGVNPRALAAEIKKQVEDSEAKLVVANEVAFDKVKDAGVPVIGIGDKERMPGAISWDELLAAADRTGAAVVPVDAAQQSDLCALPYSSGTTGVSKGVMLSHRNLVSNLCSSMFAVGPETAGQVVALGLMPFFHIYGITGICCATLRHKGTVVVMDRFDLRTFLRALVDHRVMFAPLVPPVMLAMVKSPVADEFDLSGLALKSVMTAAAPLAPDLLAAFQRKFPGVQVEEAYGLTEHSCITLTHAGDDTEKGGHTAKRSSVGFILPNLEVKFVDPDTGRSLPANTPGELCVRSQCVMQGYYKKKEETERTVDGKGWLHTGDVGYIDGDGDVFIVDRIKELIKYKGFQVAPAELEAILLSHPAVEDAAVFGVPDEEAGEVPVACVVRRRGAGEGEAEMMAYVAARVASYKRVRTLHLVDAIPKSVSGKILRRQLRDEFVQRIKPAAA, from the exons ATGGGCGACGCGGCCATCGCcgtggtgggggagggggatggggaggaggagcacaTCTTCCGGAGCAGGTTCCCGCCGGTGGCCGTGCCGGACGGCGTCACCGTGCCGGAGTTCGTGCTGGACGGCGCCGAGGCCTACGCCGACAAGGTGGCGCTCGTGGAGGCCGCGCCGGGCGGGCGGTCGTACACGTACGGGCAAGTGGTGCGCGACACGGCGCGGTTCGCCAGGGCGCTCCGGTCGGTGGGCATCCGGAAGGGGCACGTCGTCGTGGTCGCGCTCCCCAACCTAGCCGTGTACCCCGTCGTGTCGCTCGGGATCATGTCCGCCAGGGCCGTGTTCTCCGGCGTGAacccgcgcgcgctcgccgcggaGATCAAGAAGCAGGTGGAGGACTCCGAGGCGAAGCTGGTCGTGGCGAACGAGGTGGCGTTCGACAAGGTGAAGGACGCGGGCGTTCCGGTGATCGGCATCGGCGACAAGGAGCGGATGCCGGGGGCGATCAGCTGGGAcgagctcctcgccgccgcggaccgcaccggcgcggcggtggtgccGGTGGACGCGGCGCAGCAGTCCGACCTGTGCGCGCTCCCCTACTCGTCGGGCACCACCGGCGTGTCCAAGGGCGTGATGCTGAGCCACCGCAACCTGGTGTCCAACCTCTGCTCGTCGATGTTCGCCGTCGGGCCGGAGACGGCCGGGCAGGTGGTGGCCCTCGGCCTCATGCCCTTCTTCCACATCTACGGCATCACCGGCATCTGCTGCGCGACGCTCCGGCACAAGGGCACCGTGGTGGTGATGGACCGCTTCGACCTCCGCACCTTCCTACGCGCGCTCGTCGACCACCGCGTGATGTTCGCGCCGCTGGTGCCGCCGGTGATGCTGGCGATGGTCAAGAGCCCCGTCGCCGACGAGTTCGACCTGTCCGGGCTCGCCCTCAAGTCCGTCatgaccgccgccgcgccgctagCCCCCGACCTCCTCGCAGCGTTCCAGCGCAAGTTCCCCGGCGtgcaggtggaggaggcgTACGGCCTCACCGAGCACAGCTGCATCACCCTCAcgcacgccggcgacgacacggAGAAGGGCGGCCACACCGCGAAGAGGAGCTCCGTCGGGTTCATCCTCCCCAACCTGGAGGTCAAGTTCGTGGACCCGGACACCGGCCGGTCGCTGCCGGCGAACACGCCGGGGGAGCTCTGCGTGCGCAGCCAGTGCGTGATGCAGGGGTACTacaagaagaaggaggagacGGAGCGCACGGTGGACGGCAAGGGGTGGCTGCACACCGGCGACGTCGGGTacatcgacggcgacggcgacgtgttCATCGTGGACAGGATCAAGGAGCTGATCAAGTACAAGGGGTTCCAGGTCGCGCCCGCCGAGCTCGAGGCCATCCTCCTCTCCCACCCCGCCGTCGAGGACGCCGCCGTCTTCGG GGTGCCGGacgaggaggccggcgaggtGCCGGTGGCGTGcgtggtgcggcggcggggcgccggggagggcgaggcggagatGATGGCGTAcgtggcggcgagggtggcgtcGTACAAGCGGGTCCGGACGCTGCACCTCGTGGACGCCATCCCCAAGTCGGTGTCCGGCAAGATCCTGAGGAGGCAGCTCAGGGACGAGTTCGTCCAGAGGATTAAACCGGCAGCAGCTTAA